A part of Halobacillus shinanisalinarum genomic DNA contains:
- a CDS encoding YolD-like family protein, whose amino-acid sequence MKHHNGFNYNTSKAKIKEFDPNTKKIRCADLNKDHFIIKFDDIFDVKFY is encoded by the coding sequence ATCAAACATCACAATGGATTTAATTACAACACATCCAAAGCAAAGATAAAGGAGTTTGATCCCAATACAAAGAAGATAAGGTGCGCTGATCTCAATAAAGATCATTTCATCATTAAATTTGATGACATATTTGATGTGAAATTTTATTAA
- a CDS encoding DNA-binding protein, whose translation MFEAKLHPEADFNNKVYDIFYNIAKKAQEDVQKETELPYLLDRTKLAKYVFNVSVQSLDAHILKRKDFPKVHVGGRTLYPKDLVMIWIRDHVEVSDQTAPERNFGVI comes from the coding sequence TTGTTTGAAGCAAAATTACACCCTGAAGCTGATTTCAATAATAAGGTGTACGATATTTTTTATAATATTGCAAAAAAAGCTCAAGAAGACGTTCAAAAAGAAACAGAGCTTCCATATTTGTTAGATCGAACTAAGTTAGCCAAATATGTTTTTAATGTAAGTGTACAGTCTTTAGACGCTCATATTTTAAAACGAAAAGATTTTCCAAAAGTTCATGTTGGAGGTCGAACGCTTTACCCTAAAGATTTAGTAATGATCTGGATTAGAGACCATGTTGAGGTGTCTGATCAAACAGCTCCAGAAAGAAATTTTGGCGTGATATAA
- a CDS encoding helix-turn-helix transcriptional regulator, with product MKKTRKRINKTQQQLAIDMLQSREYISKQERGERKIPPVTTKYFVDKYNSPRLALEAVNEYIGWGITQLDSPRANNDKYFLQLLLEKELLEALETIAQVKWKEDLDYVHSMELQNIHRSAETMASVVHFSTLYLTSLCEAYNISWLKVWRKHHSDLKTLGYHFIIR from the coding sequence ATGAAGAAAACAAGGAAAAGAATTAATAAAACACAGCAGCAACTGGCAATTGACATGCTTCAATCTAGAGAGTACATCTCAAAGCAGGAGAGGGGAGAACGGAAGATTCCCCCTGTAACTACCAAATATTTTGTAGATAAGTATAATAGTCCACGGCTAGCACTCGAAGCAGTTAATGAATACATTGGATGGGGGATTACACAGTTAGATAGCCCGAGAGCTAATAATGATAAATATTTTCTTCAGTTGTTACTAGAGAAAGAGTTACTGGAAGCACTTGAAACCATTGCTCAAGTGAAATGGAAGGAAGATTTAGATTATGTTCACTCTATGGAATTACAAAATATTCATAGATCTGCTGAGACAATGGCTAGTGTGGTTCACTTCTCAACGCTTTACTTAACAAGTTTATGTGAAGCATATAATATCAGCTGGTTAAAGGTCTGGAGAAAACATCATTCTGATTTAAAGACATTGGGCTATCATTTTATAATTAGATAA
- a CDS encoding helix-turn-helix transcriptional regulator — MKNKRLKEARIQANMSQTQLSECLGYKGKQSVANWENGYSTPTLKVAICLAEVLGKDVSYLFGHKVQVSHTKKREIKI, encoded by the coding sequence ATGAAGAACAAACGTTTAAAAGAGGCAAGGATTCAAGCCAACATGAGCCAAACTCAACTTTCTGAATGCTTGGGTTACAAGGGTAAACAAAGTGTAGCTAATTGGGAAAATGGATATTCAACACCTACTCTTAAAGTAGCTATATGTTTAGCAGAGGTTTTGGGAAAAGATGTCTCTTATTTGTTTGGTCATAAAGTACAAGTTTCTCATACGAAAAAACGAGAAATTAAGATTTAA
- a CDS encoding DnaD domain-containing protein, giving the protein MQGWVKLHRKILHSEIFENEKMLKVFIYCLTKSSHKLAESRVGRQKVQLEPGQFIFGRKKAASELNMKESTVRDYLEILQEDGVISIHSTNKYSVITVDNWAIYQSNEEDYDNKSTPKKQQVNSTLPSEGQQKDTYKNEQELKEVKNVKEFISTSSTGHARRDAIQFYQNNFGMIRPQISEELLAWSEDLGEQMVIEAMRRSLDRNKPSWGYVKSILHSWVNKGVNTLSQAQEEEVEFKNQQGNNREVSKRFYSQEVLPEWFKTREQQQSEEEKPKKQPSLESTARTIELGIKLKRSLGNILEAIDYRYDLSEDDLIAIREEERSPIEILQSKSNLKAVGNP; this is encoded by the coding sequence ATGCAGGGGTGGGTAAAGCTTCATCGTAAGATCCTTCATAGCGAAATTTTTGAAAATGAAAAAATGCTGAAAGTTTTCATTTATTGCTTAACAAAATCAAGTCATAAACTAGCTGAATCTAGAGTGGGGAGACAAAAAGTACAGCTGGAACCAGGTCAATTTATTTTTGGAAGGAAAAAGGCTGCATCTGAATTAAACATGAAAGAATCAACTGTTCGAGACTATCTAGAAATCTTGCAGGAAGATGGTGTGATTAGTATTCATTCCACCAACAAATATAGTGTTATAACCGTTGATAACTGGGCAATTTATCAATCTAACGAAGAAGATTATGACAACAAATCGACACCAAAAAAACAACAAGTGAACAGCACCTTGCCATCAGAAGGACAACAAAAAGACACATACAAGAATGAACAAGAACTTAAAGAAGTTAAGAATGTAAAAGAATTTATATCTACATCTTCAACTGGCCACGCACGGAGGGATGCCATTCAATTTTATCAAAACAACTTTGGTATGATTCGTCCTCAAATCTCTGAGGAGCTCTTAGCTTGGAGTGAAGATCTTGGAGAACAAATGGTTATTGAAGCTATGAGACGTTCTTTAGACCGCAATAAGCCTAGCTGGGGCTATGTCAAAAGTATTCTTCATTCTTGGGTAAACAAAGGAGTGAACACGTTGTCACAGGCGCAGGAAGAAGAAGTTGAGTTTAAGAATCAGCAGGGTAACAATAGAGAGGTCTCTAAACGATTCTATTCCCAGGAAGTCTTGCCGGAGTGGTTTAAAACGCGAGAGCAGCAACAAAGTGAGGAAGAAAAGCCGAAGAAACAACCAAGTCTTGAGAGTACGGCCCGAACCATTGAGCTTGGGATTAAGTTGAAGAGATCTCTAGGGAATATCCTTGAAGCCATTGATTATAGATATGACTTATCAGAAGATGATTTGATAGCTATTCGTGAAGAGGAAAGGTCACCAATAGAAATCCTACAATCCAAGTCAAATTTGAAGGCTGTAGGTAATCCTTAA
- a CDS encoding VirD4-like conjugal transfer protein, CD1115 family, producing MKSFIAQRQVLIPLSICFFMAIMFAATFILNVGLAIWATAQTFPEFSQPLVFRAMYLTDFHVREYPLFYGMAAVSGLLGVVYMIYKIRSNFKQIGTDEKGSQRFATRKEIQQQYKVIPDRTQTYPGQGGPVLARKGSSAYIDPSPVNNLIIGTTRSGKGQTYVIPTIDAYSRAEDQPSLVINDPKGELFASSRETLENRGYEVEVLNLMNPMQSMSFNLLELVKQSYLDGDYSTAQTLCETITHMLYHNPQAKEPMWDDSAKSLVNAMILAITEKSIAEGTEEKITMYTVANMLSELGTKNEDDENGQEFNALDQYFQELPQAHVAKEQYATSNFSKGNTRSSIFTTAMNGLTKFTMSETAKMTAKNSLDLKKVGFGQSIKGQGTSFSKVYVTFPDGVTEVNQSGESGTWTINFSSKLKSGDILTVKQDQDPLSDEQKQTNRQQVEESSKLTVQVDSIDKESGEVHFSFPSGSVNSLTVGQISYFTKPIAIFMVTPDYDTSTHAIPSIFVSQLYYVLSKNASIAKGQKCLREVVFVLDEYGNMPAIADMPNKITVCLGRNIRFHLVIQSYAQLKDLYGEDGQATIRGNCGNEIYILSADYDSASYFSSKLGKQTLNTQTRSGTTFSLDKSKTESTEGRDLLTANELQELEEGDTVVRRVLKRRDKRGRKIRAFPIYNTGKHSMKYAHTYLGQDFDTSKAITEEEIDTPHRDVQPQDLVVDFTSKPKTEMERQTNRRWEISKEDKNKHQPFHKEAWKQQKVGQFFDSMTLNMIQKHVAPPLDHDEEEMNKEPLEAFLYNLKMLGEGQEISRQVYDHIRKQIDKSCQEKESTEPEQREKVEL from the coding sequence TTGAAATCGTTCATCGCTCAAAGGCAGGTGCTTATTCCACTAAGCATCTGTTTTTTTATGGCGATCATGTTTGCAGCAACCTTTATTCTAAATGTAGGGTTAGCGATATGGGCTACGGCTCAAACGTTTCCAGAGTTTAGTCAACCACTTGTGTTTAGAGCAATGTATCTCACTGATTTTCACGTTAGAGAATATCCTTTGTTTTATGGGATGGCAGCCGTGAGTGGATTACTCGGTGTCGTATACATGATCTATAAGATTCGAAGTAACTTTAAACAGATTGGAACGGATGAAAAGGGCTCCCAGCGTTTTGCGACCCGAAAGGAAATTCAACAACAATACAAAGTGATACCAGACCGGACGCAAACCTACCCAGGGCAAGGCGGTCCTGTGTTAGCCCGAAAAGGAAGTAGCGCCTATATTGATCCATCTCCCGTGAATAATCTGATAATCGGGACAACGCGTAGTGGGAAGGGGCAAACCTATGTCATTCCTACCATCGATGCTTATTCTCGCGCAGAAGATCAGCCCTCCTTAGTCATCAATGATCCCAAAGGAGAACTTTTCGCCTCAAGCCGTGAAACGCTTGAAAATCGAGGTTATGAGGTTGAAGTGCTGAACTTGATGAACCCGATGCAAAGCATGAGCTTTAATTTGTTAGAACTCGTTAAACAATCCTATTTGGATGGTGATTATTCTACAGCTCAAACGCTCTGTGAAACGATCACCCATATGTTATATCACAATCCCCAAGCGAAAGAGCCCATGTGGGATGATTCCGCAAAGTCCCTTGTTAATGCGATGATCCTTGCGATCACGGAAAAAAGTATTGCCGAAGGAACCGAAGAAAAAATCACGATGTACACTGTGGCCAATATGCTTTCTGAACTGGGTACGAAAAACGAAGACGATGAAAACGGCCAAGAATTTAACGCACTGGATCAATATTTTCAAGAGTTACCACAGGCGCATGTGGCCAAAGAACAGTATGCGACGAGTAACTTTTCCAAAGGGAATACACGATCCAGTATCTTTACCACTGCGATGAATGGCTTAACGAAATTTACGATGAGTGAGACAGCCAAGATGACAGCGAAAAACTCATTAGATTTGAAGAAGGTCGGCTTTGGTCAATCGATAAAAGGCCAAGGCACATCGTTCTCCAAAGTGTATGTCACGTTTCCTGATGGCGTCACTGAGGTTAATCAGTCTGGAGAGAGTGGCACCTGGACAATTAACTTCTCGTCGAAGTTGAAATCAGGAGACATCCTTACGGTGAAGCAAGATCAAGATCCCTTATCTGATGAACAAAAACAAACCAATAGGCAACAAGTAGAAGAAAGTAGTAAGCTCACAGTCCAAGTAGACTCCATAGATAAGGAATCCGGGGAGGTTCATTTTTCCTTCCCCTCTGGTTCTGTTAATAGCCTAACGGTCGGTCAAATTAGTTATTTTACAAAACCGATTGCGATTTTCATGGTCACCCCGGATTACGACACATCAACGCACGCAATTCCATCGATTTTTGTCAGTCAACTGTATTACGTGTTATCAAAAAACGCGTCGATTGCCAAAGGGCAGAAATGTTTGCGTGAAGTCGTGTTTGTGTTAGATGAGTATGGAAATATGCCGGCTATTGCGGATATGCCAAATAAAATTACGGTCTGCCTGGGACGAAACATTCGGTTTCATCTCGTCATTCAGTCCTACGCTCAATTAAAGGATCTGTATGGGGAAGATGGACAAGCCACGATCCGGGGGAACTGTGGGAACGAGATCTATATTTTAAGTGCAGATTATGACTCCGCCTCTTATTTTTCTTCCAAACTCGGTAAGCAAACGCTTAACACGCAAACGCGGTCAGGAACGACCTTTTCACTCGATAAATCCAAAACGGAGAGTACCGAAGGACGGGACCTCCTAACGGCCAATGAACTGCAGGAGTTAGAAGAAGGGGACACCGTGGTCCGTCGCGTATTGAAACGGCGGGATAAGAGAGGACGGAAAATACGCGCTTTTCCTATTTACAACACCGGCAAACACAGTATGAAATATGCGCATACGTATTTGGGGCAGGATTTTGATACGAGTAAGGCGATAACGGAAGAAGAAATTGATACACCGCATCGAGATGTTCAACCGCAGGACTTAGTGGTCGATTTTACCTCTAAACCTAAAACTGAAATGGAAAGACAAACCAACAGACGATGGGAGATCTCAAAAGAGGATAAAAACAAACACCAACCATTTCACAAAGAAGCATGGAAACAACAAAAGGTCGGTCAGTTTTTCGATTCTATGACTCTAAATATGATTCAAAAGCATGTCGCCCCTCCGTTAGATCATGACGAGGAAGAGATGAACAAAGAACCATTGGAGGCTTTTCTATACAATCTGAAAATGCTGGGAGAAGGCCAAGAAATTAGCCGACAAGTGTATGATCATATTCGTAAACAGATCGATAAATCATGTCAGGAAAAAGAATCAACGGAACCTGAGCAAAGAGAAAAAGTTGAACTATAA
- a CDS encoding YolD-like family protein: MDSNDRRTKKWTSLMIPDHVKEVWKEDEREGKKILDEQKVEEIAFALQELVVMGYQ, encoded by the coding sequence ATGGATTCAAATGATAGAAGAACGAAGAAGTGGACCTCCCTCATGATTCCAGACCATGTAAAGGAAGTCTGGAAAGAAGATGAGCGTGAAGGAAAAAAGATTTTGGATGAGCAAAAGGTTGAGGAAATAGCCTTTGCACTCCAAGAGCTCGTGGTGATGGGTTACCAGTAG
- a CDS encoding helix-turn-helix domain-containing protein → MLSQRLKYSRKTKGLTQSKLANEIKTTKGTISNYENGYSTPSNEMLISLANALDVSVDYLLGRSETTVKESEEKEYDTIDEINKLMDKYGIEDAAFFDLEKWKAMGPEQIRELESYFQYLLRKSKELEEKEKK, encoded by the coding sequence ATGCTCTCACAAAGACTTAAATATTCTAGAAAAACCAAGGGACTCACTCAAAGTAAATTAGCAAATGAGATTAAAACGACAAAGGGTACAATTAGCAACTACGAAAATGGTTATAGTACGCCTTCAAATGAGATGCTTATTAGTCTCGCTAATGCATTAGATGTGAGCGTCGATTATTTATTGGGCAGGTCTGAAACTACTGTAAAAGAATCAGAAGAAAAGGAATACGATACAATCGATGAAATAAATAAGCTCATGGATAAGTACGGGATAGAAGATGCGGCTTTTTTTGATTTAGAAAAATGGAAAGCTATGGGTCCAGAGCAAATCCGGGAGTTGGAAAGTTACTTTCAATATCTGTTAAGGAAATCCAAAGAACTTGAGGAGAAAGAAAAAAAATAG
- a CDS encoding zinc-dependent alcohol dehydrogenase — MKAVTYQGKNSISVKQVDDPTIQDREDVIVKITSTAICGSDLHLYKGDFPLPIGYVIGHEPMGIVEEVGPDVNKVKKGDRVVIPFTVACGTCPYCSQHQESQCDNSNPHYDSGGLLGYSEKYGNYPGGQAEYLRVPFGNYTPFLIPENCELEDDQLLFLSDVLPTAYWSVEHAGVKEGDTVIVLGSGPVGLLTQQFAWKKGAKRVIAVDYYDYRLHHSKKINQTETFDFTKDKDMGETLKEITKGGADVVIDCVGMDGKKSPLEFVEQKLKLQGGTLGPIQIATKAVKKCGTVQLTGVYGGLYNMFPLGPFFSRNVNLRMGQAPARGYMPKLYDMVVNNEIDPTSIITHKLSLDEAKHGYDIFNKREDNCIKVILKP; from the coding sequence ATGAAAGCAGTGACATACCAAGGAAAAAACTCTATCAGTGTAAAACAAGTGGATGACCCTACTATTCAAGACCGTGAAGATGTCATTGTAAAAATAACTTCCACTGCAATATGTGGTTCCGATTTACACCTTTACAAAGGAGACTTTCCTCTTCCAATTGGTTATGTTATTGGACATGAACCAATGGGGATTGTGGAAGAAGTTGGACCAGACGTAAACAAAGTGAAAAAAGGAGATCGAGTAGTTATCCCATTTACGGTTGCATGTGGTACATGTCCATATTGCTCTCAACATCAAGAAAGTCAATGTGATAACTCCAATCCTCATTATGATTCAGGTGGACTATTAGGTTACTCGGAAAAGTACGGTAACTATCCTGGTGGACAGGCTGAATATCTTCGTGTTCCTTTTGGAAATTACACACCTTTTCTTATTCCTGAAAACTGCGAACTGGAGGATGACCAGTTGCTTTTCTTGTCCGATGTTTTGCCGACAGCGTACTGGAGTGTAGAACATGCAGGTGTTAAAGAGGGAGATACGGTTATTGTTCTAGGTAGTGGACCTGTTGGTTTACTGACGCAGCAATTTGCATGGAAAAAAGGAGCAAAAAGAGTGATTGCGGTTGATTATTATGACTATCGCTTGCATCATTCAAAAAAAATAAATCAAACAGAAACATTTGATTTCACAAAAGACAAAGACATGGGTGAAACGTTAAAAGAAATTACCAAGGGTGGAGCTGATGTAGTCATTGACTGTGTTGGTATGGACGGAAAGAAATCACCATTAGAATTTGTGGAACAAAAACTGAAGTTGCAAGGCGGAACACTTGGACCGATACAAATTGCAACGAAAGCAGTCAAAAAGTGTGGAACTGTACAATTAACGGGTGTTTATGGTGGTCTTTATAATATGTTCCCATTAGGACCTTTCTTTTCAAGGAATGTCAACCTTAGGATGGGACAAGCACCTGCTCGTGGATATATGCCAAAGTTATACGATATGGTTGTCAATAATGAGATTGACCCAACCTCAATTATTACCCATAAACTATCGTTGGATGAAGCGAAACATGGCTATGATATTTTCAATAAACGAGAAGACAATTGTATAAAAGTCATATTAAAGCCATAG
- a CDS encoding IS110 family RNA-guided transposase, whose product MDPVIGLDIAKGESQVQAFLQKKNPYKKSFKFTHDVLGLHEFHRFYQEVEQASGQPPVVIFESTGHYHEPVLQFLEEQQITYYLINPVISHEAKKTSLRKVKTDVIDAFLLGELYYKEDDLEAFQKKSVRTMNLRNLSRQHDSLTGTYVQIKLQFQTILDQVFPEYKGVFGDLYSPTSLTTLRRYPTSKDVRDEKVDDIAQVILQGGAKRSQSWCLEKAHKLKDAAKRDPFKCNLYRSHTVSLNMYIQMLFQYQEHLSKLEEEIDALAEEFEEYRLIQSIPGIGGKIAATIISEIGEIDQFNHPKKLVAYAGIDPSVHESGKFKATINTITKRGSSRLRQILYTAVQCGLTKNRNPKLKEFYEKKREEGKPHKVAIIACANKLIHWIYALLKRKEAFKM is encoded by the coding sequence ATGGATCCAGTCATTGGCCTGGATATCGCAAAAGGAGAAAGCCAAGTCCAAGCCTTTTTACAGAAGAAAAATCCTTACAAGAAGAGCTTTAAATTTACGCATGATGTATTAGGTTTGCATGAATTTCACAGGTTCTATCAGGAGGTCGAGCAGGCTTCCGGGCAACCTCCGGTTGTCATTTTTGAATCGACGGGACATTATCATGAACCCGTTCTTCAGTTTTTAGAAGAACAGCAAATCACTTACTATTTAATCAATCCCGTTATCTCTCACGAAGCTAAGAAGACAAGCTTGAGGAAGGTAAAGACAGACGTTATCGATGCTTTTCTTTTAGGTGAGTTATACTATAAAGAAGACGACCTCGAAGCCTTTCAGAAGAAAAGTGTACGTACGATGAATTTGCGTAATTTATCGAGGCAACATGATTCTCTAACCGGAACGTATGTTCAAATTAAACTCCAATTTCAGACTATATTGGATCAGGTATTCCCAGAGTATAAAGGAGTCTTCGGAGATTTATATTCACCTACATCATTAACAACTTTACGTCGTTACCCAACTTCTAAAGATGTGAGGGATGAAAAAGTAGATGATATCGCCCAGGTGATTCTTCAAGGTGGGGCAAAACGCTCTCAATCCTGGTGTTTAGAGAAAGCTCATAAACTAAAAGATGCAGCTAAGCGTGACCCTTTCAAATGTAATTTATACAGGAGTCATACCGTGAGTCTAAACATGTATATTCAAATGCTTTTCCAATACCAAGAGCACCTATCCAAACTAGAGGAAGAGATAGATGCCCTGGCAGAAGAATTTGAAGAATATAGATTGATCCAATCGATCCCAGGTATCGGCGGAAAGATTGCCGCCACAATCATCTCCGAAATTGGGGAAATCGATCAGTTTAATCACCCCAAGAAACTCGTTGCCTACGCGGGAATTGATCCCAGTGTTCACGAATCTGGTAAGTTCAAAGCAACGATCAATACCATTACAAAAAGAGGTTCATCCCGTCTTCGTCAAATACTCTATACAGCTGTCCAATGCGGCTTAACCAAAAACCGCAATCCCAAGCTGAAAGAGTTCTATGAAAAGAAACGTGAAGAAGGCAAACCACACAAAGTCGCTATCATAGCATGCGCAAACAAGCTCATTCATTGGATATATGCATTGTTAAAACGTAAAGAGGCTTTTAAAATGTAG
- a CDS encoding DUF6366 family protein, translating into MGRDNETPEERRERLRQKELNNPSSSIHGSILADLVGGLGWKGTGILILVLILAVIIYAIFLHYTS; encoded by the coding sequence ATGGGTAGAGATAACGAAACACCTGAAGAAAGAAGAGAGAGGCTAAGACAAAAAGAATTAAACAATCCTTCCAGTAGTATACACGGGAGCATTCTTGCTGATTTAGTCGGTGGTTTAGGATGGAAAGGTACTGGAATACTTATTCTTGTATTAATATTAGCTGTTATAATATATGCCATTTTCCTCCACTATACCAGCTAA
- a CDS encoding IS4 family transposase, giving the protein MSREISDELTLFSQELQRSLSPKVLQQLAKEVGFVQRTSKYQAKDLIALCVWLSQKVASTSLAQLCSCLESSTGVLMSPEGLNQRFNPTAVELLRHVFATLLTKKLSTSQVLSHRYVSQFRSIRILDSTTFQLPDVFAKTYQGSGGSSHTAGVKIQLEYDLLSGQFLHVHSGPGKENDRTYGSTCLQTVQTGDLCVRDLGYFDLNDLHQMDEKGASYISRLKLNTRVYLKNPNPEYFKNGTLKKQTEYIQLDMEEIMHQLKPGQTHEISNVYIGKNQKLPTRVIIHRLTEEQTRTRLENHAVKEKKKGIVMKERSKRLSAMNVYITNASPEDVPMEHIHDLYSLRWQIEILFKTWKSFFEIDHCKEIKKERLECHLYGQLIAILLCSSTMFQMRQILLTKKKQELSEYKAIYIIKDYFVLLFQSIQKGTQELSKVLFRLFALLQKNGRKSHRYEKKTVFDILGVVYQYTTCQKKAA; this is encoded by the coding sequence ATGAGTCGTGAAATTTCAGATGAACTGACTCTCTTTTCACAGGAACTACAACGATCCTTGTCTCCAAAAGTTCTCCAACAGCTGGCCAAAGAAGTCGGTTTTGTTCAAAGGACGAGTAAGTACCAGGCCAAAGATTTAATAGCGCTATGCGTGTGGTTAAGCCAAAAAGTAGCGAGCACTTCCCTGGCACAGCTATGTAGTTGTTTAGAATCTTCAACGGGAGTTTTAATGAGTCCTGAAGGACTTAATCAACGATTTAACCCTACGGCTGTCGAGCTCTTACGACATGTTTTCGCTACCTTACTTACTAAAAAGTTGTCTACTTCTCAGGTTCTTTCTCATCGTTACGTTTCACAGTTTCGTAGTATACGAATCTTGGATTCTACGACCTTTCAATTGCCAGATGTTTTTGCTAAAACCTATCAAGGATCTGGAGGCAGTAGCCATACGGCTGGCGTGAAAATTCAACTGGAATATGATCTTCTCAGTGGCCAATTCCTCCATGTTCATTCGGGTCCAGGTAAAGAAAATGATCGAACCTACGGTTCCACATGCTTACAGACGGTACAAACAGGTGACTTATGTGTACGTGATTTAGGATATTTTGACCTAAATGACCTCCATCAGATGGACGAGAAGGGCGCTTCTTATATCTCTCGTTTAAAATTAAACACTCGGGTTTATCTAAAGAACCCTAACCCTGAATACTTCAAAAATGGAACACTCAAAAAACAAACCGAATATATTCAATTAGATATGGAAGAGATCATGCATCAATTAAAGCCAGGACAAACCCATGAAATCTCAAATGTTTATATTGGGAAAAATCAAAAGCTGCCGACTAGAGTCATTATCCACCGACTTACGGAAGAGCAAACCCGAACACGATTGGAAAATCATGCGGTAAAGGAGAAAAAGAAAGGGATTGTTATGAAGGAACGGAGTAAACGATTGAGTGCGATGAATGTATACATAACCAATGCATCACCCGAAGATGTTCCAATGGAACACATTCACGATCTTTACTCTTTACGGTGGCAAATTGAAATCCTGTTTAAGACATGGAAATCCTTCTTTGAAATCGATCATTGTAAAGAAATCAAAAAAGAGCGCTTAGAATGTCATCTCTATGGTCAACTCATTGCTATCCTCCTTTGTTCTTCCACCATGTTTCAAATGCGTCAGATACTTCTCACCAAGAAAAAACAAGAACTTAGCGAATATAAAGCCATTTATATCATTAAAGATTATTTTGTATTACTGTTTCAATCGATACAAAAAGGCACCCAAGAGCTATCAAAGGTCCTGTTTCGCCTATTTGCCCTCCTACAGAAAAACGGGCGAAAGTCTCACCGATACGAGAAAAAAACAGTCTTTGATATATTGGGTGTTGTCTATCAGTATACCACGTGCCAAAAGAAAGCAGCGTAA
- a CDS encoding DUF6366 family protein codes for MSRDNETPEERRERLRQKELNNPSSSVHGSILSDLVGGLGWKGTGILILVLIFAVIIYAIFFR; via the coding sequence ATGAGCAGAGATAACGAAACACCTGAGGAAAGAAGAGAGAGGCTAAGACAAAAAGAACTAAACAATCCTTCCAGTAGTGTACACGGGAGCATTCTTTCTGATTTAGTCGGTGGTTTAGGATGGAAAGGTACTGGAATACTTATTCTTGTACTAATATTTGCTGTTATAATATATGCCATTTTCTTCCGTTAA